A genomic segment from Triticum dicoccoides isolate Atlit2015 ecotype Zavitan chromosome 1A, WEW_v2.0, whole genome shotgun sequence encodes:
- the LOC119276633 gene encoding uncharacterized protein LOC119276633: MCPDCQEVRVETNICSKEGPNEGRRFYKCPIDSGPDKCGWFRWEDVYAGIIRRREARLRYGDPYRVQGSSQGMAGHATQTQPEQAPEIVRQPRTEQAQARGGRDWLVICLMVINMIFTLTILSRV; encoded by the exons ATGTGCCCTGATTGCCAGGAGGTCAGGGTGGAGACAAACATCTGTAGCAAAGAAGGGCCGAACGAGGGGAGGCGCTTCTACAAGTGCCCGATCGACAGT GGCCCGGACAAGTGCGGCTGGTTCAGGTGGGAAGATGTTTACGCCGGAATCATTCGGCGGAGGGAAGCTCGCCTGAGGTATGGAGACCCATACCGTGTCCAAGGTTCGAGCCAAGGCATGGCTGGACATGCTACGCAGACGCAGCCAGAGCAGGCACCCGAGATCGTCAGGCAGCCGCGGACTGAGCAAGCACAGGCCAGGGGAGGCCGCGACTGGCTCGTTATCTGCCTCATGGTGATCAACATGATCTTCACCCTGACCATCCTTTCACGGGTGTGA